The region GTTCTTCAATAAGTTTAGACGAAATAACTCCTTTTCCGTAATCAGAAATGATAATTGCATCTACATTTTCTTTTGCAACAGCTTTTATAATTTCATTTTTTGTTTTGTAATCTATAGGTTGTTTTTGTTCTCTATCAACTCTCACTATTTGTTGAGAAGCAGCCACGATACGTGTTTTTTTTGTTGTAATTTTTCTTTGTTCTATAAGTTTTGCGTTTATGTTTTCATTTTCACAAAGTTTTTTGAAAATATTTGCTGATTCGTCTTTGCCAATGCACCCTATAAGATAAACATTAACACCTAAATCTTTCAAGTTCCTTGCAACATTTGCTGCCCCACCTAAATAAAATTTTTCGTCTTTAACATTTAAAACAGGCACGGGTGCTTCAGGAGAAATTCTATCTACATTCCCAAATATATAATGGTCAAGCATTACATCTCCAATAACAGCAATTTTTAGACGCTTTATAGTTTCTATCATTTTAACCTCTTTGCATGCGCAAAAATTCCATTTGTTTCTTCAGGCAAAATTTGATCAAAAAATCTTTATCTTTATAATCCATTTCTTCGAATCGTATCCCATAGTGATATGTATTGGTATCAATTTGTAATCTTCTAACAATTGTTGCATTAACATTAAATGTTCTATTTTCTAAAATAAACTCAAGAATAATTCTTTTATTTAACTCGAAAAACTCATTTAATGATACTTTAGCGCCAGAAGCACTTAAGTTTAATATACTTGCCTGTTTTGTCTGGAGTTTGTTTGATGTGTCATAAAAATAACATGTTGCATTTAACAAAACATCTACTCTAAAGTTTTCCCTGAACTCATATTTGTAAAATTCTGTTGGTTTACTAATTTTGTATAATGTTTTATCGGTGTGTTTTATAATTTGTAAGATTTTAGAATCAAATGCCACTCTCATATTTTTTTTTGATATACAACTAACTGATACCATATCCCCTACTTTAACAAAACCCATTCTGCCTAAACTATCTGTTGGAGGGAAAATTAAAAAACCATCTTTGTCTTCATCATAAACATACGAATAATAAATTCCTTTATAATCTCCGGCAAGTATTTCTATATTGATATTTTGACCTACACTAATAATTTCATTTATATCTTTTGGAAATACTTTTTCTTTTTCCATTTTTCTTAAGATAAAATTTCATAAAGTCTTGCTTTGAGCAAATCGATGAATTTTTTATCATAAATTTTTTTAAATCCAGATGATAAAACATAAAAAGTATCCACAGCAACTTCACCTTTAGTATCAATAATAATAGATCCAATAAAAATTTCCAGTTCTTTAAATACTTTGGTAATATTGTATAAAAGACCTAATTTATCAGGTGCATGAATTCTAACAACAGTATATATATCGCTTTGATTATTATCAACTTCTATTTCAATTCTTTTTATAGACATTTCTATTTTTGTTTTTTCCAATCTATTCAAAAACTTATTTGTATTTTTTCGAGCACATTCGTCCAAAAAAGACTCATCTTCCTCAGATTTTAAAAAAAGTTCTTCAATATAATTTTCATCTAAATTTTTATTTTTTGTTGTAAAAACAACAATTGTATTATTTTTGTCAAGAGTGTAGGTTTTTCCTAAAATTATACTGGCATTTGCGCAAAGCATTATGCCAGCTATTTTGTTAATAAGCCCAATTTTTTCTTTGGCAAGCACAAACAATCTTGCATACTCGTCCTTTTGTTCAACCATAAAATAATTATTTTTTTGTGGTTTTGAAAATGTTTTTAATAATTGTAGAATAGTTTGTTCATCCATGTCAAATATTAAACTCTCTGGTATGCGGTTTAAAAAATCTATGATATCTTTTTCTTGAATTTGATTTAGTAAGTTCTTTTTCTTTTTTTTGGCATCTGTTAAGATAAGAAAGTTTTGATCTTTTTTTTCAAGCGATAATATTAATCTTATATACAGCGTTTCAAGCAATTGTTCTTTCCATTTACTCCACACATTATCATTTACTGCATTCATATCTGCATAGGTTAGTAGTACGAGCAAATTTAGCATTCTTTTATCTTTTACTATATTTAATACATTTAAAATAGTTTTAGTATCGTCAATATCCTGGTATGAAATAACTCTATTTATAAGTAAATGATTTTTAATTAAAAAATAAAGATCTTGTCTTAATTCTTTTCCTAAACCAAATCTTTCAGATATCTTAAGTGACATTTCAGCACCCAATACTTCATGTTTTTGTTTTTTTAGCTTACCGATGTCATGCAAAAGTACAGCAAACCTAAGCAGAAACAAATCCCTTTCGTTTAAAGATAAAAAAATATGTTGAAGTCTCATAATAAAAGGACTATCTGTTTTTTTTTCAAAAAGTTCATCCAAGAAATACAATGCTTGCAACGAATGTTCATCTACTGTATATTTGTGATACATGCTATACTCACTTAAGCAATAAATTTTTCCAAACTCCGGGATTAATTTGTTTAATAAATTTGATTTGTGCATTTGATAGATCTGTTTATATATAGGCTTTGGGTAAGAAAATATAAGTCTAAATAATTTAAAAACAAATAAGTCGTTTTTTTGATTGGATATATTTGTTGTATTTATTGAATAAATGGTGTCAAAAGAAAGATTAACACAATAGCGAACACTGTAGTAAAAAAGAATCAAGATATTGTATAGATTAAGATCATCATAAAACTCTAGGTGATTGTTTACTACTTTTGTTTTGCTATCTATTTCAAATACGACAGGATTTTTATTTTCGCTAATATAGATAGCAGCTTTATTAATGAGTTTTTCGCACACATCTTGCATTTTTCTAGCGTAATAATAGTATTTTCTCATTAATCTTTCTTGGGCACTAAAGTATGATGAAGCGTAGATTTGCATTTCACTTGCAATAGCTTCCCTAAGGTTTAAATAGAGTATATCATTTTTGCCGTTTGCTACAAAGTGCATTGCATTCCTTAAGCGCCATAAAAAATAAAGGGCAGATGTAAGTGTTTCATAATCAAAGTCTGTCATTAAATTATGTTTTTTCATGTCAAGAGCGTTTTTTGTGTTAAAAATAGCCTTATAAATCCATACTACACTGTGGTAATCTCTAAGTCCGCCAACACCTTCTTTAATATTTGGTTCTAAAACAAACACTGTATTACCATACTTTGCGTGTCGTATTTGATAGGATTCTATTTTTGTTTTTACATATGAAACTTTGTCCATTTCAATTATTTTTTTAAGTATAAATTCGTATCTTAAAAATAGTTTTTGATTGCCACATACATACTTACTATCCATTAGAGATGTTTTTATGGTGTCATCTTTTTTGGAAAGTTCGAAGCAATCTTTTAGCGTCCTTACTATAACAGATGTATCATAGCCTAGCTTATATAATAGGTCAGATAAGTCTTTTGATAATTTTTCTATTGAACTATCAAGTTTTGTGTATAGTATCATTAAATCAATGTCAGAGAAAGGGTTAAGCTGGTTTCTGCCATATCCGCCTAGTGCAATTATGCAGTTTTGAGTGTTTTGTGAAAAATTTTTATAAAATTCTTGAATAACTTCATCTACCCATTTTGAGTGTATTTTTAATAAACTTCTGCCGCTTTTTGTTTTTTTGTTTAACGATCTTAGCTGTTCAAATAATAATTTTTTTTGTTTTAATTTAGTATCTGCAAAATCCAATAAATTCATATATTTGACCTGATATAGTGCTGTGCTTCTTCAAGTGTATTAACTACAACGTCAGCTTCGCCAGATTCCTTGTCATAAATAGATTCTCCACGTTTGATTAAAATAAATGTCATGCCTGCTTTTTTTGAACCTATATCTCTTTTTATGCTATCGCCAATATATACACTTTCGCTTGCTTTTACATTGGCCTTATCCAGTGCAATTTTAAATATCCGCTCATCTGGTTTTCTAAAACCTAGTACACTTGAATGTGTAATGCTTGAAAAATAGCTTTCTAAAGATAGTATGCTTATTTCTTTATATAAAAAAATTGTTTGTGCGTCTGATATTAAACCCAAATTGTAATCTTTCTTTAAGTTTGAAAGTACTTTGTGTACATCATCAAAGACATTAAATTCTAATATACTCAAAGTTCTATATATCTTCATTATTGTATCAAGAAGATAATCGCAGGTGTTATAGCCAAAACTCAAAATCGTATCATAAAAAGCTTTTTTGATATCAACATCCGGGTATTTTTCTTGGGAAACCGATAGTTGATGTTTTATGTTTTCTTCGAATCTTGATTGAAAAAATTCCTTTTCAACCCTTATACCTTCGTAATTTAAAAAATTTGATAAATTATAGAATATTTCTGGCTTGTAATCATCAGTTTTAATATCAATAAGCGTTCCATATAAGTCAAAAAAAATGTTTTTGTATTTCATTGTATTAAACCTATAGCTTTTTTTACCAGAAGTTTCCTGTAGTTTACATCTAGATACATATTGCGCGCAATTCTAAATAAACCTAAAGCTGTGAATATTTTCAGATTATTTTCTATATCGTTTATATTTTTAGATGATAAAATACAATAATTATTTAAAAAAAATGATATGTATTCTGAAGCGTCATTGTCTTTTTGCCCAAATAACATAAAATGATGTTTAAGTTCTGCAATTATAAAACCTAAGTCAAGCTCAAAGCTTGCAATTTTTGCTTTTTCCATATCTATAGCATAAATTGAACCATTTGCATATATAAAATTTGTAGTGGTTGCATCACCATGGATGTGTGTTGGTTGTGTTTTAATTTCGGAGAATTTTTTTATACATGTATCTTTTATATCAAGCATTTTGTTTTTGTCAATTAAATCGTTTTTGTACAATGTATGCAAAATTTTAGCACAATAATTTTTTTCTACAACCATATCGTAATTATTTTGATGGACTTCTTTGTGAATACACTTCAAAAGTAAAGCCAGTAATTCTAACTTATTATAAAGTTTATTTTTTTCATTTTTTTCAATAGCGTTTTTTATATAATAATCGAGCGTTTTTCCATTAATATATGGCTCAACTAAAGCACAATCAACATCTGGAAGATAACAATACGGATTTATAATCTTGGTCTTTTTGTTTGTACACGATTGAAAGAATTTGAGCTTATTAAATTCCCATAAAAGTCTTTTAATTGCTATTTTTTTATTAACTGTTGAATTTTTTCCAAAAAATTTAACAACAAAAGAAGTACCATCAAAATTTGATGTGTACTTATAAACATTTGTTTTTGTATTAGAAAATGATTGAACTAAATAAAAGTCTACAGGGATAAAATTATTTAGTTTTAATTCTTTAATTTTGTTTAAATAAAAAAAGAGCGGATCATCGTTTTTTAAGATTCCAAGATATTTTTCATTCATTCAAGTTCTTCTAAAATTTCGTTTGGTATGTCAAAATTTGCATAAACATTTGATACATCATCATCTTCTTCTAAAGCATCCATTAATTTTATCATGCTTTTTGCCTGATCTGCATCTAATTTGACTGTTGTTTGTGGCAATAACGTTAACTCTGCACTCTCAATTGTAAAACCACTATTTTCGAGTTGTGATTTTATATTCATTAAATCTTTAGGTTCTGTGATAATTTCATAAATATTATCTTCATAATTATATTTGACATCCTTTGCTCCAATCTCAAGCGCTATTTCAAGCATTTCTTCTTCGCTTTTTTCAGATTTTAGCGTAATATAGCCTACATTATCAAACATCCAGGAAACGCATCCTACCTCACCAAGACTGCCGCCATGTTTGCTTAAAATATGTCTTACACTTGAAGTTGTGCGTTGTCTATTATCCGTAGTGGCTTTTATTATCATTGCCACACCAAATGGACCGTAGCCTTCATACATTACTTCTTCATAAGAAACACCAGATAACTCTCCAGCACCTTTTAAAATGGCTTTTTCTATGTT is a window of Desulfurella sp. DNA encoding:
- the rfaE1 gene encoding D-glycero-beta-D-manno-heptose-7-phosphate kinase; its protein translation is MIETIKRLKIAVIGDVMLDHYIFGNVDRISPEAPVPVLNVKDEKFYLGGAANVARNLKDLGVNVYLIGCIGKDESANIFKKLCENENINAKLIEQRKITTKKTRIVAASQQIVRVDREQKQPIDYKTKNEIIKAVAKENVDAIIISDYGKGVISSKLIEELRYIFDKFISVDPKVNHTKMYKNVDLITPNLKETQEMSKIEIQNDKDLKKAANIIIKNTKCKYLLVTQGENGMTLFSKDGLVYHEKALAKEVYDVTGAGDTVIAVSTMCFALGCEPTKAVKLSSIAASIVVGKRGTSSVKFEEIKDYI
- a CDS encoding flagellar brake protein; the encoded protein is MEKEKVFPKDINEIISVGQNINIEILAGDYKGIYYSYVYDEDKDGFLIFPPTDSLGRMGFVKVGDMVSVSCISKKNMRVAFDSKILQIIKHTDKTLYKISKPTEFYKYEFRENFRVDVLLNATCYFYDTSNKLQTKQASILNLSASGAKVSLNEFFELNKRIILEFILENRTFNVNATIVRRLQIDTNTYHYGIRFEEMDYKDKDFLIKFCLKKQMEFLRMQRG
- a CDS encoding HD domain-containing protein, whose product is MNLLDFADTKLKQKKLLFEQLRSLNKKTKSGRSLLKIHSKWVDEVIQEFYKNFSQNTQNCIIALGGYGRNQLNPFSDIDLMILYTKLDSSIEKLSKDLSDLLYKLGYDTSVIVRTLKDCFELSKKDDTIKTSLMDSKYVCGNQKLFLRYEFILKKIIEMDKVSYVKTKIESYQIRHAKYGNTVFVLEPNIKEGVGGLRDYHSVVWIYKAIFNTKNALDMKKHNLMTDFDYETLTSALYFLWRLRNAMHFVANGKNDILYLNLREAIASEMQIYASSYFSAQERLMRKYYYYARKMQDVCEKLINKAAIYISENKNPVVFEIDSKTKVVNNHLEFYDDLNLYNILILFYYSVRYCVNLSFDTIYSINTTNISNQKNDLFVFKLFRLIFSYPKPIYKQIYQMHKSNLLNKLIPEFGKIYCLSEYSMYHKYTVDEHSLQALYFLDELFEKKTDSPFIMRLQHIFLSLNERDLFLLRFAVLLHDIGKLKKQKHEVLGAEMSLKISERFGLGKELRQDLYFLIKNHLLINRVISYQDIDDTKTILNVLNIVKDKRMLNLLVLLTYADMNAVNDNVWSKWKEQLLETLYIRLILSLEKKDQNFLILTDAKKKKKNLLNQIQEKDIIDFLNRIPESLIFDMDEQTILQLLKTFSKPQKNNYFMVEQKDEYARLFVLAKEKIGLINKIAGIMLCANASIILGKTYTLDKNNTIVVFTTKNKNLDENYIEELFLKSEEDESFLDECARKNTNKFLNRLEKTKIEMSIKRIEIEVDNNQSDIYTVVRIHAPDKLGLLYNITKVFKELEIFIGSIIIDTKGEVAVDTFYVLSSGFKKIYDKKFIDLLKARLYEILS
- a CDS encoding HAD family hydrolase, whose product is MKYKNIFFDLYGTLIDIKTDDYKPEIFYNLSNFLNYEGIRVEKEFFQSRFEENIKHQLSVSQEKYPDVDIKKAFYDTILSFGYNTCDYLLDTIMKIYRTLSILEFNVFDDVHKVLSNLKKDYNLGLISDAQTIFLYKEISILSLESYFSSITHSSVLGFRKPDERIFKIALDKANVKASESVYIGDSIKRDIGSKKAGMTFILIKRGESIYDKESGEADVVVNTLEEAQHYIRSNI
- a CDS encoding YebC/PmpR family DNA-binding transcriptional regulator translates to MSGHNKWSTIKHKKAKEDSKRGAIFTKIIKELTIAARLGGKDPESNPRLRLAIDRAKEANMPKQNIEKAILKGAGELSGVSYEEVMYEGYGPFGVAMIIKATTDNRQRTTSSVRHILSKHGGSLGEVGCVSWMFDNVGYITLKSEKSEEEMLEIALEIGAKDVKYNYEDNIYEIITEPKDLMNIKSQLENSGFTIESAELTLLPQTTVKLDADQAKSMIKLMDALEEDDDVSNVYANFDIPNEILEELE